One Acetobacterium sp. KB-1 DNA segment encodes these proteins:
- a CDS encoding DUF1667 domain-containing protein, producing the protein MKKDMTCIVCPIGCQMTIEEKADGTYEVTGNTCKRGPKYAINEMTNPTRVIPTTVVIKHAMLPRLPVKTAEPIPKGQIFDAMAAINQVVVEAPIKTGDVVIKDLLGLGIDVVATRTMDKCSF; encoded by the coding sequence ATGAAAAAAGATATGACCTGTATTGTTTGCCCCATCGGGTGCCAGATGACCATTGAAGAAAAAGCGGATGGTACCTATGAGGTTACCGGCAACACCTGTAAACGTGGTCCAAAATATGCCATCAATGAAATGACCAACCCAACCCGGGTTATTCCCACTACGGTGGTGATTAAGCATGCCATGCTTCCCCGCCTGCCGGTTAAAACTGCGGAACCTATCCCCAAAGGCCAGATTTTTGATGCCATGGCCGCTATTAATCAGGTTGTTGTGGAAGCACCCATAAAAACCGGTGATGTTGTTATCAAAGATCTTTTAGGTCTTGGAATCGATGTTGTTGCTACTCGAACCATGGATAAGTGCTCGTTCTGA